From the Mycobacterium noviomagense genome, the window AGGCGAAGGAGCCCTGGTTTCGGGCAGCGTACCGGCGTGCCTGGGAGTGGGCCGACACTGTGGGCTGGCGGCCGTAAATCGTTAGCTGGCGGGCAGCGGTGCGCCGCAGGGCAGCACGCCGTTCATCGGGTCAGTGCTGCCCGGCGCCGGCCTGACGAATTGGTCGACCTGCGCGGCGACATTGTCGTCGACGTCGATCTCGCAGTGCACGTTGGCCGAATAGGGCCAGCGGATCGCAACTTTCATCCCGGCTTTGGCCGGATCGGCTAGCACCGTGTTGACTTGTAATGCGTTGCCGGGCAGCGAGCTCAGTGGGGCGGTGTTGGTCTGGGTGTCGTTGATCAGGAAGGTGGCCTGACTGCCGGGGGCCACCCCGTCGATCCGCGCAATGTAGGTGACGTTGTGCAGTTCGGCCGTCGCCGCGGCAGGAATTAACTGGCCGCAACCGATGAGCATCGCCACTTCTGTCGTGACCAAACCCATTCGCGTGGTCGCGTTCATGACTTCTGAGATTACCGCCCCGCGCCTGATGAAGAACAGGCGATTGCGGGCTACCGTTGGTCGGGTTGGCAACGCGGACACCACAACGACGTTCTGCCGCCGGCCCGACCGCGGGACAGCCGCGCGCCGCAGCGAGGACAGCTCGGATCGGGCTCGTCGCGCACACCGGTGAGCCACCGCGGCAGGCCGGGTACACAGCCGTGGCGCACCGAGGTGCGCAGCACACGCTTCATGGTGGTGTGCAACTGCTTCACCTCGTCGGCGTCCAAGCCGGCGATCGGCCGGAATGGATGCAGGCCGGCCTGCCAGCAGATCTCGTCGGTGAGCAGGTTGCCCAGGCCGGCGATTACGGACTGGTCCAACAGCGTCGCCTTGAGCCCGCCACGGCGGCCCGACAGCACCTCACGAAATTTAGGCAGATCGACATCCAGCGCGTCGGGACCCTGTGGTCCTGTGATCGCGGCAATTTCGTCGTCGCCGCTGACCAGCCATACGCCGCGCAGCTTACGTAAGTCGGCGTAGCGCAACTCGCCACGGTCGAGGGTGAGCACAAGCCGTTCGTAGCCCCGGGTCTCTGCGCCACGGCACGTGTAGTACGGGTGGCCGGTCATGCCGCTGTGCACGAGAAGCACCGGCCCGTCGGTCGGCAGGATCAGCCACTTGCCGTGCCGGCGCGGCGCGGTGAACCGATGGCCAATAAGGTTGCGCGACAATGTTCGCGCGGTGGTGTTACGCAATACGCCCGGGTCGCGCACGTCGACGTCTCGCACTCGACGGCCGGGCAGCGTGTCGGCCAGTGCCCGGCGGAACCCCTCGACGTCAGGAAGTTCCGGCATGCAGTTTCGCCAGGCGCCCTGCCGGGCCGGTCAGTGAGCGGGCGTGCCGGTTCATATCAGTCCATGGATCGGGTTGGCCTGCAAGTCTTTTCGGGATATCGCGCAGCGTAAACCGGTCGGGGCGCATGCCTCGGTTGTCGAGTTCGTCCCATTCCAGTGGGGTGGCAACCGGGGCGCCCGGGCGGGCCCTCACCGAGTAGGGCGCGACCGCTGTCTGCGCGTACGCGTTTCGCATCACATCGATATACACCCGTCCCTCGCGCTTGTCCTTGCGGGCTTCCGCCGTACGGTGTGCCGGGTCGTCGGCCACCACCACGGCGGCGACGTCGCGCGCGAATTGGCGGACCGTGTCGAAGTCGGCGTCGCCGCGCAACGGCACCACCACATGCACCCCGCGCGAACCCGTCGTCTTCACGTAGCGTGCCAGGCCGATGTCGTCCAGCACGTCGGCGACCGCGTGCGCAGTTGCCCGCACCACCGGGAAGTCGTCGCCGGACGGGTCGAGGTCGAACACCAGTCGATCTGGCGTGTTCAGCCGGCGTCGCCGAGACAGCCAGGCATGCAGCGTGATGCAGTTCTGGTTGGCCAACCACACCAGCGCCTCCGGGCGCTGGGCCAGCGGGTGCACGACCGTGCCGCCTTCCTTGGCGACTTCGGCCGACTCCATCCAGTCAGGCATTGCTTCGCCGAAATCCTGCTGGATGAACCCCGACTCGTCGATGCCGCGCGGGAACCGCTGCAAGGTCAGCGGCCGGCCGTAGAGGTGCGGCAACATCGCGTCGGCCACCGCAGCGTAGTAATCCACCACCTCGCCCTTGGTGATGCCTTTTCGCGAGGAGCGGCCGGGAAACACGACCCGATCCGGATGGGTGACCGCCACCTTGATTCGAGGTATCAGCGTGTCTCACGCACGACGTCGCGGGGGTTCTTGTCGGTCCGCAGCCCGGTGTAGCGCGGATGGCGCAGTTTGCCGTCGCGGGTCCATTCCGTGAAACCGATCTGGGCGACCAATTCCGGCCGCACCCATCGAGTTCCGGACTCTCGGACCCGTCCGCGGCTAAACGGGCACGCATCTTGTTCCATGCCCGATAGTCGCGCGTGTAGGCCGCGCAGAGTGGCCTCGTCGAACCCAGTCCCCACTTTGCCGGCGTAGACCAGGTCGCGGCCGTCGTAGTAGCCCACCAGCAGTGCACCGAGGCCCACCCGGCTACCTTTCGGGGCGGTGTAGCCGCCGATGACGAACTCTTGGTCGCGGACGCATTTGAACTTCAGCCAGTTCCCCGATCGGCGGCCTTCGTACGGCGCGTCGGCCAGTTTGGCGATCACGCCCTCGTCACCGCGGGCGCAGGCGGCGCGATACGCCGCCTCGCCCTGCTCGACCCGGTGCGGCGTGTAGCGCAGTGGACCGCCGAATTGAAACGACCTGCGCAGCAGGCGTTTGCGCCAGAGCAGTGGCAGCCCGGTGGTGCATTGCCCGTCCAGGTGCAGCAGGTCGAAGACGTAGTAGAAGACCGGGATGCCCGTTGCTCTCGCCTGTTTGGGGTTGGTGATGCCCAGCCGGCCTTGCAGACGGGCGAAGCTGGTGCGCCGCCCATCGAACGCCACCACCTCGCCGTCCACGACGAACCGCGAAACCGGCTGTGCGGCAAGCGCGTCGACCAACTCTGGGTAGGTTCCGTCGAGTGGCTGACGGTTGCGCGACCACAGGCGCACCGGCTCACCGGTGCGATACGCCAGACACCGCTCGCCGTCGAACTTGCGCTCGAATATCCACCGCGGATCGGAAAACCGCCGCTCGGTCAGCGTGGCCAGCATGGGAGCTCGCCAGTCGGGTACGGGCTCCTCGTGCAGAGCGGCGCGCAGCCGGCCGGGCAGCTCGATGTTCGACACCATGACCATCTGTTACCCGTCTTTTCGTGTACTACGTACCGCGCCAAGTGAGCTCGATCCCCTTGCCGGCCAGCCAGCGCTGCAGGTCGTACCCGTGCCGGGACAGCCCGTCGACGGTGTCCACGGCGCGGTGCACTGCCCGCTCGGCGGTTTTCGGAGTCAGCAGTCCGTAGCGAACCGCGTCCAGCAGCTCACCGACATCAGCCAGGTTTACGTCGCGGCCCGTGCAGAGTTCGAGATCCAGGTAATGGTCTTCAGAACGCCACACCGTTGGGCCGGGTAGGTATTCACCGATGTCGAGGTAGTAGTCGTGGTCGCGTTCATGGCCGGGGTTGAAGTGAAAGATGTTGGCGCGCAAGCCCAGCGATGGCAAGAGCCATGACTCAAGGTAATGGAATTGGGCTCGGCCCGGGGTGGGGCGCGCCATGTAGAGTCCCCAGGGCCGCAGCGTGTACTCATCGACGGCCCGCACGATGCCCTTGGGGTCGGTGTTGGTGTGGGCGACTAGATCGAACGTTTCGTGCTTGGGGTGATGGATGGCGTCAGCTTACCTGCACCTAGCGGTGCAACCGGATCTTCCAGCGGACAAAGCCGGCGTAGAAGGCGGACAGCCCTGCCAGCATGGCCACATCGAACAACCATGTCTTCGAGGTGTGCAGCCAGAACCGGTCCTTGGGGATGAGCGAACCGGGGACCAGATGCCGCAAGTCGATGGTCGACGCCGCCGCGGCGTAACCCCACCGCGAGGGCATCGCGAAGGACAGCTGGTCGAGCAGCAGCCGGCCGGTGACGGGCACCAGCCCCCCGGAGAGCACCAGCTGCGCCATGATCGATACCACCAGCAGCGGCATGATCTGCTCACTGGAGCGCACCAGCGCCGAGAGTGCCAGGCCCAGGATGGCCGAGGCCACACAGGTCGCCGCGACGGTCACGAACAGCTCGAGCGTGGCATTGCCCAGTAGCACGGCACCCCGGGTGGGCGCGCCCTTGCCGGCGATGACGATCGCGGTGGCGATGACCGACTGCACGATTGCGAAGGCGCAATACACCCCGGTCTTTGCCAGCAAGTAGGCAGTGGTCGACAGACCGACCGCTTGCTCGCGCTGGAAGATGGCGCGTTCACCGATCAGGTCACGAATCGTCAACGCGGTGCCCATGAATACCGCAGCGATATTCAGCAGGACCAAGATCTGCGCGGCCTCGTCGGGTGCGTCGCTTCGCGGATCGGCGACGTGGAATCCGTTCGAGCCGGGAACGGTCAATGACAGCGCGCCGAGGATGAACGGCAACAGGGCCAGGAATATGAAGTAGGCGCGATCGGCGACGACCAGGCGAACCTGGCGTCGCATGATCGTGGAGAGCTGGCGCCACACGCTGGTGTGGACCGGTTCACCGAGATC encodes:
- a CDS encoding Fpg/Nei family DNA glycosylase encodes the protein MPELPDVEGFRRALADTLPGRRVRDVDVRDPGVLRNTTARTLSRNLIGHRFTAPRRHGKWLILPTDGPVLLVHSGMTGHPYYTCRGAETRGYERLVLTLDRGELRYADLRKLRGVWLVSGDDEIAAITGPQGPDALDVDLPKFREVLSGRRGGLKATLLDQSVIAGLGNLLTDEICWQAGLHPFRPIAGLDADEVKQLHTTMKRVLRTSVRHGCVPGLPRWLTGVRDEPDPSCPRCGARLSRGRAGGRTSLWCPRCQPDQR
- the ligD gene encoding non-homologous end-joining DNA ligase, whose product is MPRIKVAVTHPDRVVFPGRSSRKGITKGEVVDYYAAVADAMLPHLYGRPLTLQRFPRGIDESGFIQQDFGEAMPDWMESAEVAKEGGTVVHPLAQRPEALVWLANQNCITLHAWLSRRRRLNTPDRLVFDLDPSGDDFPVVRATAHAVADVLDDIGLARYVKTTGSRGVHVVVPLRGDADFDTVRQFARDVAAVVVADDPAHRTAEARKDKREGRVYIDVMRNAYAQTAVAPYSVRARPGAPVATPLEWDELDNRGMRPDRFTLRDIPKRLAGQPDPWTDMNRHARSLTGPAGRLAKLHAGTS
- the ligD gene encoding non-homologous end-joining DNA ligase → MVSNIELPGRLRAALHEEPVPDWRAPMLATLTERRFSDPRWIFERKFDGERCLAYRTGEPVRLWSRNRQPLDGTYPELVDALAAQPVSRFVVDGEVVAFDGRRTSFARLQGRLGITNPKQARATGIPVFYYVFDLLHLDGQCTTGLPLLWRKRLLRRSFQFGGPLRYTPHRVEQGEAAYRAACARGDEGVIAKLADAPYEGRRSGNWLKFKCVRDQEFVIGGYTAPKGSRVGLGALLVGYYDGRDLVYAGKVGTGFDEATLRGLHARLSGMEQDACPFSRGRVRESGTRWVRPELVAQIGFTEWTRDGKLRHPRYTGLRTDKNPRDVVRETR
- a CDS encoding DUF402 domain-containing protein; its protein translation is MRAVDEYTLRPWGLYMARPTPGRAQFHYLESWLLPSLGLRANIFHFNPGHERDHDYYLDIGEYLPGPTVWRSEDHYLDLELCTGRDVNLADVGELLDAVRYGLLTPKTAERAVHRAVDTVDGLSRHGYDLQRWLAGKGIELTWRGT